One window of the Peptacetobacter hiranonis genome contains the following:
- a CDS encoding YtxH domain-containing protein, with product MSLSKKIQAKRQAKIKAEKIKKAKTAAAGVAAGVAAGAVGGILLAPKSGKETREDIKNASKQAVDAVSDKAAGAKAKAGDVIGAQKEKFNDSKAKIKEYLDAKKAVDEAYEECEECGVNSEDVVEALEEAAEAIEKEEPEA from the coding sequence ATGAGTTTATCAAAAAAAATCCAGGCAAAGAGACAGGCTAAAATAAAGGCAGAAAAAATTAAAAAAGCTAAAACTGCTGCAGCAGGTGTTGCTGCTGGTGTAGCTGCAGGTGCAGTTGGTGGTATATTATTAGCGCCTAAATCTGGCAAGGAAACAAGAGAGGACATAAAAAACGCTTCTAAACAGGCTGTAGATGCTGTCTCTGACAAAGCTGCTGGTGCTAAGGCAAAAGCTGGCGATGTTATAGGTGCACAGAAAGAAAAATTCAATGATTCTAAAGCTAAGATAAAAGAATATCTTGATGCTAAAAAAGCTGTAGATGAAGCTTACGAAGAATGTGAAGAATGTGGTGTCAATTCTGAAGATGTAGTTGAAGCTCTTGAAGAAGCTGCTGAAGCTATCGAAAAAGAAGAACCAGAAGCTTAA
- a CDS encoding putative ABC transporter permease produces MKVLYLQVLYFTIYSFLGWVCESTYCSIGQKKFVNRGFLNGPFCPIYGFGALLVISILSPFVNNIPILFIASIIVTSTLEYITSYVLEKIFHMSWWDYSTYKYNINGRVCLKNSLMFGVMSLFVMLVVHPAVDDFVAKINTNVAFVLSILFGTYFIVDTIITASTILHLNERLEKLHTLHEDLLEKKKRHLEVVKGHLQASLANQIEELGLSKYSPAEMEELLSSDFRGNFIKEEHKVMNELEFEIKSLSNRIEELKSKGHGVLRRRVIKAFPNMKSLKHKSLLEEIKENIDKK; encoded by the coding sequence ATGAAAGTTTTATATCTCCAGGTATTATATTTTACTATATATAGTTTCCTTGGTTGGGTATGCGAGAGTACGTATTGCTCTATTGGGCAAAAGAAATTTGTCAATAGAGGGTTCTTAAATGGACCATTCTGCCCTATATACGGTTTTGGAGCGCTGCTAGTTATTTCAATACTATCTCCATTTGTAAATAATATACCAATATTATTTATCGCAAGTATAATTGTTACAAGTACCCTTGAATACATCACAAGTTACGTTTTGGAAAAGATCTTCCACATGTCTTGGTGGGACTACTCAACATACAAATACAATATAAATGGTAGAGTTTGTTTAAAGAACTCTTTGATGTTCGGTGTGATGTCACTTTTCGTTATGCTTGTCGTGCATCCAGCTGTAGATGATTTTGTAGCTAAAATAAATACAAATGTCGCATTTGTACTTTCTATATTATTTGGAACATATTTTATAGTAGATACAATTATTACAGCTAGTACTATACTTCATCTTAACGAAAGACTTGAAAAACTTCATACACTTCACGAAGACTTACTTGAAAAGAAAAAGAGACATCTGGAAGTTGTCAAAGGTCATTTACAGGCTAGTCTTGCAAACCAGATTGAAGAGCTTGGATTGTCTAAATACTCTCCTGCTGAAATGGAAGAGCTATTATCAAGCGACTTTAGAGGTAACTTTATAAAAGAAGAACACAAAGTTATGAACGAACTTGAATTTGAAATTAAGTCTTTAAGCAATAGAATTGAAGAGTTAAAAAGTAAAGGTCATGGCGTATTAAGAAGAAGAGTTATAAAAGCTTTCCCTAATATGAAATCTTTAAAACATAAATCTTTACTTGAAGAAATTAAAGAAAATATAGATAAAAAATAA
- a CDS encoding 3D domain-containing protein, giving the protein MFNLKKKLSAIVLASMMLLSSTGFVFANEEINDLETVQIEENVERTSLNEAGWVKRGDSLYYNNENGNPTTGWKVIDGNNYYFNKDGKMASGWTEINRKTYYFNKEKGMHTGIQRLENGKTYNFGKNGFVGESIVRQNGKILYFNERGKLTSTGKSYKSNASAYSGHSTTATGQKPKWGTIAVDPKVIPYGTKVYIPYFNRTFVANDCGGAIKGTKIDIFMNSRKECYKFGRRNIEIIVLNDIK; this is encoded by the coding sequence ATGTTCAATTTAAAGAAAAAATTAAGCGCTATAGTATTAGCATCTATGATGCTTTTATCAAGCACAGGATTTGTATTTGCAAATGAGGAAATAAATGATTTAGAAACAGTTCAGATAGAAGAAAATGTAGAAAGAACTTCTCTAAACGAAGCCGGATGGGTAAAAAGAGGAGATAGCTTATACTACAACAATGAAAATGGAAATCCAACAACTGGTTGGAAAGTAATAGATGGAAATAACTACTATTTCAATAAAGATGGTAAAATGGCATCTGGTTGGACTGAAATAAATAGAAAAACTTATTATTTCAATAAAGAAAAAGGTATGCACACAGGTATACAGAGATTAGAAAATGGAAAAACTTACAACTTTGGTAAAAATGGGTTTGTTGGTGAAAGTATAGTTAGACAGAATGGAAAAATACTTTACTTCAACGAAAGAGGTAAACTTACTTCAACAGGTAAATCATACAAATCAAATGCTTCAGCATATTCTGGGCATTCAACAACAGCAACAGGACAGAAACCAAAATGGGGAACAATAGCTGTTGATCCAAAAGTAATACCATATGGAACAAAAGTATATATACCATACTTCAACAGAACATTCGTAGCTAATGACTGTGGTGGAGCAATAAAAGGAACTAAAATAGACATATTCATGAATTCAAGAAAAGAATGTTACAAATTTGGAAGAAGAAACATAGAAATAATCGTATTAAACGACATAAAATAA
- a CDS encoding desulfoferrodoxin family protein, with amino-acid sequence MTKFYLCERCKNLVEVVYETPVPLMCCGQKMTELVPNTVDAATEKHVPEVTVEGNVVKAQVGSVEHPMEEKHYIMFILLETDQGVRRKDLKPGEKPVAEFALLEGEKPVAVYEYCNLHGLWKKEL; translated from the coding sequence ATGACAAAATTCTATTTATGTGAAAGATGTAAAAATTTAGTTGAGGTAGTATATGAAACTCCAGTACCATTAATGTGCTGTGGACAGAAAATGACAGAACTAGTTCCAAATACAGTAGATGCAGCTACAGAAAAACACGTTCCAGAAGTAACAGTTGAAGGAAATGTAGTAAAAGCTCAGGTTGGTTCAGTAGAACATCCAATGGAAGAAAAACACTACATAATGTTCATACTTCTTGAAACAGATCAGGGTGTACGTAGAAAAGACCTTAAACCAGGTGAAAAACCAGTTGCTGAATTCGCTTTACTTGAAGGTGAAAAACCAGTTGCTGTATACGAATACTGTAACTTACACGGATTATGGAAAAAAGAATTATAA
- the murJ gene encoding murein biosynthesis integral membrane protein MurJ, which translates to MSKVAKATMGLFIVTMVSKIFGFARETILVSVHGAGMVTDAFITSMNIPTVIFSTIGSALATTFIPMYYTVEKDLGKEGTDKFVNNIFNMIVVVSLLLSVIGYIFSDELVKIFAMSYSGEKLKLASEFTRIMIWGMVFIGLSNIMTCLMNINSKFIVPSITGIPFNIIIIIGIYLSAKYDIRLMPIFTLIAMASQFLFQVPVSYHDGYRYKFYIDLKDKYIKKTLILVIPVFIGVGVNQLNTVVDRTLASTLGDGIITVLNDASILNTFVIGVFISSIQSVVYPLLSKLSSEGNSKAATGIIRKSVNVVIVLMIPIAVGIMVLSIPIVQLAFERGKFDHSATLLTAAALSYYALGLPASGLRNILGNVFYSFGDTKTPMRNGMIAMFMNICMNLVFIKFMGHCGLAFATSISATICILLLFMSLKKKIKYFGQDKIIITTIKSVISAAIMGVVVYFVYKFLTISGIHGTKHLIKVLFASVMSGVVVYGGAIHLMKVDEVEMLLDIFKSKSKQIVSKISNR; encoded by the coding sequence ATGAGTAAGGTGGCAAAAGCTACTATGGGACTTTTCATAGTTACCATGGTTTCGAAAATTTTTGGATTTGCCAGAGAAACTATACTGGTATCTGTCCATGGTGCAGGAATGGTTACCGATGCGTTTATAACATCGATGAATATTCCGACGGTTATATTTTCAACGATAGGGAGTGCGCTTGCGACGACATTTATTCCGATGTACTACACAGTGGAAAAAGATCTGGGCAAGGAAGGGACAGATAAGTTTGTAAATAATATATTCAATATGATAGTTGTTGTCAGCTTATTATTATCCGTAATTGGGTATATATTTTCTGACGAGCTAGTAAAAATATTTGCAATGAGCTATTCTGGAGAAAAACTGAAGCTGGCTTCAGAGTTTACGAGGATAATGATATGGGGGATGGTGTTTATAGGGCTTAGTAATATAATGACATGCCTAATGAATATCAACTCAAAATTTATCGTGCCTAGCATCACAGGTATACCATTTAATATAATAATTATTATAGGTATTTACCTAAGTGCAAAATACGATATTAGACTAATGCCGATATTTACATTAATTGCGATGGCGAGTCAATTCTTATTCCAGGTGCCAGTTTCGTATCACGACGGATATAGGTACAAATTCTACATAGATTTAAAGGACAAATACATAAAAAAGACGTTAATACTTGTAATACCAGTGTTTATCGGAGTTGGGGTAAATCAGCTAAATACGGTTGTCGATAGAACATTGGCATCTACACTTGGAGACGGGATAATTACTGTGTTAAACGATGCATCTATTTTAAATACATTTGTAATAGGTGTGTTTATCTCAAGTATTCAGTCTGTTGTGTACCCGCTATTATCCAAGCTATCAAGCGAAGGAAATAGCAAGGCAGCTACAGGCATAATTAGAAAGAGTGTGAATGTGGTAATAGTTCTTATGATTCCTATAGCAGTTGGAATAATGGTGCTTTCAATTCCAATAGTGCAGCTTGCGTTTGAAAGAGGTAAGTTTGACCACAGTGCAACACTATTAACAGCTGCGGCACTTTCATACTACGCACTAGGACTACCTGCTTCAGGGCTTAGAAACATACTTGGAAATGTATTCTACTCATTTGGAGATACTAAAACACCTATGAGAAACGGAATGATTGCAATGTTTATGAATATTTGTATGAACTTAGTATTTATAAAATTCATGGGACATTGTGGTCTTGCATTTGCGACAAGTATTTCAGCGACAATATGTATATTATTATTGTTTATGAGCTTGAAAAAGAAGATAAAATACTTCGGGCAAGACAAGATAATAATTACCACAATAAAATCTGTAATTTCGGCGGCTATTATGGGTGTTGTGGTGTATTTTGTGTATAAATTCCTTACAATCAGCGGTATTCATGGAACAAAACACCTTATAAAAGTTCTGTTTGCGTCTGTGATGTCTGGTGTTGTCGTGTATGGAGGAGCAATTCACCTTATGAAGGTGGACGAGGTTGAGATGCTTTTAGATATATTCAAAAGTAAATCTAAACAGATTGTTTCAAAGATAAGCAATAGATAG
- a CDS encoding serine hydrolase domain-containing protein translates to MISDNLIKNYASARGTSNLVLTVGTIDNGEMDYKVYGHKGAQITKQQHRYEIGSLTKSIMMAKLCQAISEGKVSPSDKIGTILDENISHNPTIEQLATHTARYGNSYPKHITRKEMKNALFSKDNPYCGYKENDILNDIENFKPNAKHREWVYSHFGGAVMGEVLSKIYDKDIKTIIEETVEELGLENTGYTGDTEIGKCWKWNGDEVYAATSGLVSTVNDMMKFVQENIECDPEYLTLGHKKYYTISKGKYDMGLGWVINDDTKIIWHDGSTDNFDCFIGFEKHSKKGVVVLSNYPNKGEINAAKIGLEKITELVKNRK, encoded by the coding sequence ATGATATCAGATAACCTTATAAAAAATTATGCGAGTGCAAGGGGCACATCTAATTTAGTTCTTACGGTTGGAACTATAGACAATGGGGAAATGGACTACAAAGTTTACGGTCATAAAGGTGCTCAAATAACTAAGCAACAGCATAGATACGAGATAGGATCTCTTACTAAAAGTATTATGATGGCTAAGCTATGTCAGGCAATTAGCGAAGGAAAAGTTAGTCCAAGTGACAAGATAGGTACTATATTAGACGAAAATATAAGTCACAATCCAACAATAGAGCAGCTTGCAACTCACACTGCTAGATACGGAAATTCATATCCTAAGCATATAACTAGAAAGGAAATGAAGAATGCGCTATTTAGCAAGGATAATCCATATTGTGGATATAAGGAAAATGATATATTAAATGATATAGAAAATTTCAAACCAAATGCTAAGCATCGTGAATGGGTGTACTCTCATTTTGGTGGAGCAGTTATGGGAGAAGTGTTATCTAAGATATATGATAAGGATATTAAGACGATTATAGAGGAAACTGTAGAGGAGCTAGGTCTTGAAAATACTGGCTATACAGGAGATACTGAGATAGGTAAGTGTTGGAAGTGGAATGGGGACGAGGTGTATGCAGCTACATCTGGTCTAGTATCTACAGTGAATGATATGATGAAGTTTGTTCAGGAAAATATCGAGTGTGATCCAGAGTATTTAACTTTAGGACATAAGAAGTATTATACTATTTCTAAAGGTAAGTACGATATGGGGCTTGGTTGGGTAATCAACGACGATACTAAGATTATCTGGCACGATGGAAGTACTGATAATTTTGACTGCTTTATAGGTTTTGAGAAACACAGCAAGAAAGGTGTGGTTGTACTTTCAAATTATCCGAATAAAGGAGAAATAAATGCTGCGAAGATAGGACTAGAGAAGATTACTGAGTTAGTAAAGAATCGTAAATAG
- a CDS encoding DUF3791 domain-containing protein, which translates to MINEKEMDFVVYCVENLANYINEDSVKVFDLLDENELIEGYILKFYDILHTQGKVWIVEDLVEQLEKSGCDEYVSK; encoded by the coding sequence ATGATAAATGAAAAGGAAATGGATTTTGTTGTATATTGCGTGGAGAATTTGGCTAATTATATAAATGAGGACTCAGTTAAAGTTTTTGATTTGCTTGATGAAAACGAACTTATAGAAGGGTATATTTTAAAATTTTATGATATTTTACATACTCAAGGTAAGGTTTGGATTGTTGAGGACTTAGTAGAACAATTAGAGAAAAGTGGATGTGATGAATATGTTAGCAAATAA
- the ruvC gene encoding crossover junction endodeoxyribonuclease RuvC, producing the protein MIILGIDPGIAIVGYGVIEYKGNNFRVIDYGAITTPAHTDLTTRLEMVYKGVDTIIKSYDIDEVGIEELFFNKNVKTAITVAQARGVTLLACAHNNVPIYEYTPPQIKQGVCGYGRADKVRVQKSVTSFLKLKKVPKPDDVADALAIAICHAHANKLDKTLRNIQGL; encoded by the coding sequence TTGATTATTTTAGGAATTGACCCGGGTATCGCAATTGTAGGATACGGGGTTATTGAATACAAGGGAAATAATTTTAGAGTTATCGACTATGGTGCGATTACTACTCCAGCGCACACAGATTTGACTACTAGGCTAGAGATGGTGTACAAGGGAGTTGATACGATTATAAAGAGTTATGATATAGATGAGGTTGGAATCGAGGAGCTGTTCTTCAACAAGAACGTAAAGACTGCGATTACTGTTGCTCAAGCTAGGGGGGTTACTCTTCTTGCGTGTGCTCACAATAATGTTCCAATTTACGAGTACACACCACCTCAGATTAAGCAGGGAGTTTGTGGATATGGTAGAGCTGATAAAGTCCGGGTGCAGAAGAGTGTTACTTCATTTTTAAAGCTTAAAAAAGTACCAAAACCTGATGATGTCGCCGATGCACTTGCAATTGCTATATGTCACGCCCATGCAAATAAATTGGATAAAACTTTGAGAAATATTCAGGGATTATAA
- the ruvA gene encoding Holliday junction branch migration protein RuvA yields MYRYIKGTIEEIGFDSITIDNNDIGYSILVSSNTAAQYQVGEKAKVFTKLIVREDEMFLCGFHSEEERNMFDMLTSISKIGPKVGLSILSFATPKQLGAYILSEDIAKISKAPGVGKKTAERIILELKDKIDKTQIEFEPTLLEAQPAAISIDESVDALIALGYTQAEAKEAVKKTKKPGMETEEIIRKSLTYLMKNPIK; encoded by the coding sequence ATGTATAGATACATTAAGGGAACTATCGAGGAAATAGGTTTTGACAGTATTACTATAGATAATAACGATATAGGGTACAGTATTTTGGTGTCTTCAAATACAGCAGCTCAGTATCAGGTCGGCGAAAAAGCTAAGGTATTTACTAAGCTGATAGTCAGAGAGGACGAGATGTTTTTATGTGGATTCCACTCTGAAGAAGAGAGAAATATGTTTGATATGCTGACTTCAATATCAAAAATAGGTCCAAAAGTTGGGCTTTCAATTCTTTCATTTGCAACACCAAAACAGCTTGGAGCGTATATTTTAAGTGAAGATATAGCCAAAATATCTAAGGCACCAGGAGTTGGAAAGAAAACTGCGGAAAGAATTATATTAGAATTAAAAGATAAGATAGATAAGACACAGATTGAGTTTGAGCCGACTTTATTAGAAGCTCAGCCAGCAGCTATTTCAATAGACGAATCTGTGGATGCATTGATAGCACTTGGTTACACACAGGCTGAAGCAAAAGAAGCTGTCAAGAAAACTAAGAAACCAGGTATGGAAACAGAGGAAATTATCAGAAAATCACTTACATATTTAATGAAAAATCCTATCAAATAA
- the ruvB gene encoding Holliday junction branch migration DNA helicase RuvB, producing the protein MLEDFDENRIITSTMQMDDVEIENNLRPKTLDEYLGQEKSKEQLSIFIEAARSRNEQLDHVLLYGPPGLGKTTLAGIIANEMGVNLRITSGPAIEKAGDLAAILTNLEENDVLFIDEIHRINRSVEEVLYPAMEDFCLDIIIGKGPSARSIRLDLPKFTLIGATTRPGMLTNPLRDRFGVICKLDYYTNDELAQIVKRSSGLLGAGIDDKSAAEIARRSRGTPRIANRLLKRVRDYAQVRANGDITEDVAKDALELLGVDSLGLDYVDETLLKTIIEKFGGGPVGLDTLAASIGEDRNTIEDVYEPYLIQLGFINRGARGRMAMPKAYKHLNYPIGEE; encoded by the coding sequence ATGCTAGAAGATTTCGATGAAAATAGAATTATAACGTCTACTATGCAGATGGACGATGTGGAAATTGAGAATAATTTAAGACCTAAAACACTTGATGAGTATTTAGGTCAGGAAAAGTCAAAAGAGCAGCTTAGTATTTTTATTGAGGCAGCCAGAAGTAGAAATGAACAGCTAGATCACGTACTTTTATATGGACCTCCAGGTCTTGGAAAGACTACATTAGCGGGAATAATTGCCAATGAAATGGGCGTTAATTTAAGGATAACATCTGGTCCTGCAATAGAAAAGGCTGGGGATTTAGCTGCGATACTAACAAATTTAGAAGAGAATGATGTTTTATTCATAGACGAAATTCACAGAATAAACAGAAGTGTTGAGGAAGTTCTTTATCCTGCGATGGAGGATTTTTGCTTGGATATTATAATCGGTAAAGGGCCATCAGCTAGAAGTATAAGACTTGATTTACCTAAATTCACTCTAATTGGAGCGACTACTAGACCAGGTATGCTTACAAATCCACTTAGAGATAGATTTGGAGTGATTTGCAAGCTAGACTACTACACAAATGACGAACTTGCTCAGATAGTTAAGAGATCGTCTGGACTTTTAGGTGCTGGTATAGATGATAAATCTGCAGCAGAGATTGCTAGAAGATCACGTGGAACACCGAGAATTGCAAATAGATTATTAAAAAGGGTTAGAGATTATGCTCAGGTCAGAGCAAATGGAGATATCACAGAAGATGTAGCAAAAGATGCACTAGAGCTACTTGGTGTGGATTCTCTTGGGCTTGACTATGTAGATGAAACTCTTTTAAAAACAATCATCGAGAAGTTTGGTGGAGGGCCAGTTGGACTGGATACACTTGCTGCTTCTATAGGTGAGGATAGAAATACAATAGAAGACGTATATGAACCGT